A genomic region of Deinococcus sp. KSM4-11 contains the following coding sequences:
- a CDS encoding ABC transporter ATP-binding protein, with protein sequence MTDADHTSPAPLVTTGLKLGYGQSIIIPDLDLRVSGGRITSIIGPNGCGKSTLLRALARLLPMSGGQIELYGQALHALPSREVARRLAILPQGPTAPEGLSVEDLVWFGRHPHQGRFPVRRQEDREAVHWALDQTGMRIFAGRPLDALSGGQRQRAWIAMSLAQQTDILLLDEPTTYLDLSHQLEVLQLAQRLNQDQGKTVVMVLHDLNQAVRYSDEIIALHAGQVYAQGPAADILTHELLRDVFHLRGHILADPDTGKPHVIPYALTR encoded by the coding sequence ATGACAGATGCAGACCACACCAGCCCCGCTCCACTCGTGACCACTGGCCTCAAGCTGGGGTACGGGCAGAGCATCATCATCCCGGATCTCGACCTGCGCGTGAGCGGCGGCCGGATCACCAGCATCATTGGCCCCAACGGCTGCGGCAAGAGCACGCTGCTGCGCGCCCTGGCGCGGCTGCTGCCCATGTCCGGCGGCCAGATCGAGCTGTACGGGCAGGCCCTGCACGCCCTGCCCAGCCGCGAGGTCGCCCGCCGACTCGCCATCCTGCCGCAGGGGCCCACCGCCCCCGAGGGCCTGAGTGTCGAGGATCTCGTGTGGTTCGGCCGCCACCCCCACCAGGGCCGCTTCCCGGTGCGCCGCCAGGAAGACCGCGAGGCGGTGCACTGGGCGCTCGACCAGACCGGCATGCGGATCTTCGCCGGACGGCCGCTCGACGCCCTCAGCGGCGGGCAGCGCCAGCGCGCGTGGATCGCCATGAGCCTCGCCCAGCAGACCGACATCCTGCTGCTGGACGAACCGACCACGTATCTCGACCTTTCCCACCAGCTCGAGGTGCTCCAGCTCGCCCAGCGCCTCAATCAGGATCAGGGCAAGACCGTCGTGATGGTGCTCCACGACCTCAACCAGGCCGTGCGCTACTCCGACGAGATCATCGCCCTGCATGCCGGACAGGTGTACGCGCAGGGGCCGGCAGCGGACATCCTGACCCACGAGTTGCTGCGCGACGTCTTTCACCTGAGGGGGCACATCCTGGCCGACCCGGATACCGGGAAGCCGCACGTGATTCCCTACGCGCTGACTCGGTAG